The following proteins are co-located in the Plasmodium brasilianum strain Bolivian I chromosome 11, whole genome shotgun sequence genome:
- a CDS encoding hypothetical protein (conserved Plasmodium protein): MISSPDENSDDRLQSEMQDGGIDYKNEKNKTSEMNEANEANKTNEANETNEANETNEANKTNEANKTNEANKTNEANETNKANETNEANEAREEDSKAGECQNGDIKSSNSNEDNEKERKKKIKNGKKFKAKKKKIENNESGKCSDVNTSDECTDINSINFEGVVNFLKNISTNVSIIINRRYNCSSNNKGNSNPNHGKSRSRSGSPTNNNSSNGKNSVWKVKNLKKEFKRTLKFVKEREEKNKQYEENIRKLKEEIEKNMVKNKQIIKSYEEEKKNVLLLQGQLDKLQVLFDSNQKKEDRWSCEKENYLENIETLKSSIEELEVKIEKKNKEIESLKRENEHILLKVDNLEKNSKELKNENLEINDSLKCAKKENIKKNTTIDTLKKEIEEHKKLDEEYNKDKLLIEKNTEILIEERNYMNEELIKTQKLLDNQINKNKDLQNSNTNLLDKMDLLEKKQKEIIKKNNDYEQKVEDLNKKNKLLMNEIKMKENEIVNNTTVINSLTNNNTKIKMKLDQEYYKIKMLEKEKKSLDINVKSLTYEIQNIIKLTEETKQKYQNQRREINDLIIEKEQTKKLIEKIDEVIKKNTEIAKKEKICNINLEKDIKKGIEEKNKLNEEIHALVKEKDKLLHDLSHTNSKVVSSTNELVTKDSKISTYVKIVNSLKNDLAKEKSLYENIKSEKINTSKILMETKEKLNSLEEKFKFQTNELDIIKNEKKNLESMLNDMIEDKKNIISQSEKLKEQIERYKHQNENCKTQIVHDKKTVDNLEVEINELNSKLKFSDKNLNQTKKEKDLLNNEINEKTDQITTLREKLKLLQISHDKLDVTNKTQLQEIKNLNKTISNLKNSNALSNVSKEVLNNNKMEINSLKKELINEQAKVKTLSEELEKPINIHRWRNLEGNDPTAFDLIQKLKNVQKKLIEKTEESMKKNAIIELKTKECEELQKELSSRSKNTNVQDITQIKQKLREKETLIKSLTAEISMYQGEKENKIKR, from the coding sequence ATGATTTCCTCCCCTGATGAGAATTCGGATGATAGGCTGCAAAGTGAGATGCAGGATGGAGGGAttgattataaaaatgaaaaaaacaaaacgaGCGAAATGAACGAAGCGAACGAAGCGAACAAAACGAACGAAGCGAACGAAACGAACGAAGCGAACGAAACGAACGAAGCGAACAAAACGAACGAAGCGAACAAAACGAACGAAGCGAACAAAACGAACGAAGCGAACGAAACGAACAAAGCAAATGAAACAAACGAAGCGAATGAAGCACGTGAAGAGGACAGTAAAGCTGGGGAATGCCAAAATGGAGACATAAAATCAAGTAATAGTAACgaagataatgaaaaagaaaggaaaaaaaagataaaaaatgggAAGAAGTTTAaggcaaagaaaaaaaaaatcgaaaaCAATGAATCAGGGAAGTGTTCAGATGTAAACACAAGTGATGAGTGCACTGATATTAACAGTATCAATTTTGAAGGTGTAGTGAACttccttaaaaatataagcacaAACGTAAGTATCATTATAAATAGAAGATATAATTgtagtagtaacaataaaGGTAATTCTAATCCTAATCATGGCAAAAGCCGCAGCCGTAGTGGTAGTCCTACTAACAATAACAGCAGTAATGGTAAAAACAGCGTGtggaaagtaaaaaatttaaaaaaagaatttaagcGGACACTTAAATTCGTGAAAGAAagagaggaaaaaaataagcaataCGAAGAGAACATAAGAAAACTAAAGGAAgagatagaaaaaaatatggtaaAGAATAAGCAAATTATTAAAAGctatgaagaagaaaaaaaaaatgtgctaCTACTACAAGGTCAGTTGGATAAACTACAAGTCTTATTTGATAGTAATCAGAAAAAAGAGGATAGATGGAGTTGTGAAAAGGAGAATTATTTAGAGAATATCGAAACATTAAAAAGTAGTATTGAAGAATTGGAGGTAAagatagaaaagaaaaataaagaaattgaatctttaaaaagagaaaatgaacacatattattaaaagtagacaatttagaaaaaaatagtaaagaattaaaaaacgaaaatCTTGAAATAAATGATAGTTTAAAATGTgctaaaaaagaaaatataaaaaaaaatactacaaTAGATacgttaaaaaaagaaatagaagaacacaaaaaattagatgaagagtataataaagataaattattaattgaaAAGAACACAGAAATTTTAATTGAGGAAAGGAATTATATGAATGAAGAGTTAATTAAAACACAAAAGTTGTTAGACAatcaaataaacaaaaataaagacTTGCAAAATAGTAATACAAACTTACTAGATAAAATGGATTTATTagaaaagaaacaaaaagaaataataaaaaaaaacaatgatTATGAACAAAAGGTAGAAGacttaaacaaaaaaaataaattacttaTGAAcgaaattaaaatgaaagaaaatgaaattgTGAACAACACAACGGTTATAAACAGTCTTACTAATAACAATACAAAAATCAAAATGAAATTAGATcaagaatattataaaataaaaatgttagaGAAAGAGAAGAAATCACTAGATATTAATGTAAAATCTCTCACATATGAAATTCAGaatatcataaaattaaCTGAAGAAACTAAGCAGAAATATCAAAACCAGAGAAGAGAAATTAATGATTTGATAATAGAAAAggaacaaacaaaaaaattaattgaaaaaattgatgaagtcattaaaaagaatacagAAATAGcaaagaaagagaaaatttgtaacataaatttagaaaaagatattaaaaaaggtatagaagaaaaaaataaattaaatgaagaaatacaTGCACTTGTTaaggaaaaagataaattgtTGCATGACCTCTCTCATACAAATAGTAAAGTGGTTAGTAGCACTAATGAGCTAGTAACGAAAGACAGTAAAATCAGTActtatgtaaaaatagtTAACTCTCTAAAAAACGATTTAGCAAAGGAGAAATcgttatatgaaaatataaaaagcgaaaaaataaatactagTAAAATTCTGATggaaacaaaagaaaaattaaacagCTTAGAAGAGAAATTCAAGTTTCAAACTAACGAGCTGgatatcataaaaaatgaaaaaaagaatttagaATCTATGTTAAATGATATGATAgaggacaaaaaaaatataattagtcaatctgaaaaattaaaagaacaaatagaAAGATACAAAcatcaaaatgaaaattgtaAGACTCAAATAGTACATGATAAAAAAACAGTAGATAATTTAGAAGtagaaataaatgaattaaatagtAAGTTAAAATTTTCGGACAAAAATCTTaatcaaacaaaaaaagaaaaagacttattaaataacgaaataaatgaaaaaacagaCCAAATAACAACCTTAAGGGAGAAACTAAAACTACTTCAAATATCTCATGATAAACTAGATGTAACAAATAAAACACAACTgcaagaaattaaaaatttaaataagacTATCTctaacttaaaaaattctaATGCGTTAAGTAATGTATCGAAAGAGGTTTTGAATAACaacaaaatggaaattaactcgttgaaaaaagaattaattaatGAGCAAGCAAAGGTTAAAACATTGTCAGAAGAATTAGAAAAACCTATAAATATTCACAGATGGAGAAACTTAGAAGGAAATGATCCAACTGCTTTCGACTTAATacaaaaacttaaaaatgtgcagaaaaaattaatagaaaaaacagaagaatcaatgaaaaaaaatgctatCATTGAGTTAAAAACTAAAGAATGTGAAGAATTACAAAAGGAGCTAAGCAGTAGGTCAAAGAATACCAATGTCCAAGATATAACCCAAATAAAACAGAAACTACGTGAGAAGGAAACTCTTATCAAATCCCTCACAGCAGAGATTTCTATGTATCAAGGGGAAAAggagaacaaaataaaaaggtgA